One Mixta gaviniae genomic window carries:
- a CDS encoding PTS transporter subunit EIIC codes for MKDFTSKVHAFGKALMMPISVIAAAGIFLGVAAAMQNPAITGEAFASMQTPQIIIGFIRKVAGALFANLPVFFAVASAIGLAKAEKPTAAFASVIGFIAMHVGISATLAVKGLTAQTTTPEALQQAGMDQTSAMMTSAEYIQMLGIFTFNMSVLGGVIAGLLTVMLHNRFYTQQLPTAISFFGGRRFVPIVTVVVLPLVGVLLALIWPTVGAGIAWVGEFIGKSGQYGAFLLGTCERLLIPTGLHHILNETVRFTPIGGIATVDNQTIVGALNIFNTSLTHPGSIPDETVRGATRFLAQGKIPVMMFGLPAAALAIYHTARPEHKQRVKALVLAGALTSFTTGITEPLEFCFIFVSPVLYVLHALLTGLSFMLMSALHLMIGNVQGGAIDLVVFGILGGAKTHWWWTLALGVIYAPLYYYGFKFVIKRMNVETPGRESEEQEAPAQAVSADERTRVIISGLGGEGNIEEVDCCFTRLRVRVKDMKEVVDQTLMTTGANGVNRVSDHDVQVIYGPQVEKIANDVKTALGVA; via the coding sequence ATGAAAGATTTCACCAGTAAAGTTCACGCGTTCGGCAAAGCATTGATGATGCCTATTTCAGTAATAGCCGCAGCCGGTATTTTTCTGGGCGTCGCCGCCGCTATGCAAAACCCGGCGATCACCGGCGAGGCGTTTGCCAGTATGCAGACGCCACAGATTATCATCGGCTTTATCCGCAAAGTGGCGGGGGCGCTGTTCGCCAACCTGCCGGTCTTCTTTGCCGTCGCCAGCGCTATCGGCCTGGCGAAAGCGGAAAAGCCGACCGCCGCCTTCGCCTCCGTTATCGGTTTTATCGCCATGCATGTCGGCATCAGTGCCACGCTGGCGGTCAAAGGGCTGACGGCGCAAACCACCACGCCGGAAGCGCTGCAGCAGGCGGGAATGGATCAGACCAGCGCAATGATGACCTCGGCGGAATATATTCAAATGCTGGGGATTTTCACCTTCAACATGAGCGTGCTGGGCGGGGTGATCGCCGGCCTGCTGACGGTAATGCTGCATAACCGGTTTTATACCCAGCAGCTGCCGACGGCGATCAGCTTCTTCGGCGGGCGGCGCTTTGTGCCGATCGTCACCGTCGTGGTGCTGCCGCTGGTGGGCGTGCTGCTGGCGTTAATCTGGCCCACCGTCGGCGCCGGTATCGCCTGGGTAGGGGAGTTTATCGGCAAAAGCGGGCAGTATGGCGCTTTTCTGCTCGGTACCTGCGAGCGTTTGCTGATCCCCACCGGGCTGCACCATATTCTCAATGAAACCGTGCGCTTTACACCGATTGGCGGTATCGCTACCGTGGATAATCAAACCATTGTCGGCGCGCTTAACATTTTCAACACCTCGCTGACCCATCCCGGCTCCATCCCCGATGAAACCGTGCGCGGCGCCACGCGTTTTCTCGCGCAGGGGAAAATTCCGGTGATGATGTTCGGCCTGCCGGCAGCGGCGCTGGCGATCTACCACACCGCGCGTCCGGAGCATAAGCAGCGTGTTAAGGCGCTGGTGCTGGCCGGGGCGCTCACCTCGTTTACCACCGGCATTACTGAACCGCTGGAGTTCTGTTTTATTTTCGTTTCGCCGGTGCTGTATGTGCTGCACGCGCTGTTGACTGGTCTCTCGTTTATGCTGATGTCGGCGCTGCACCTGATGATCGGCAATGTGCAGGGCGGCGCGATCGATCTGGTGGTGTTTGGCATTCTCGGCGGGGCGAAAACCCACTGGTGGTGGACGCTGGCGCTTGGCGTGATCTATGCGCCGCTCTATTACTACGGCTTTAAATTCGTTATCAAACGCATGAATGTGGAAACCCCGGGACGTGAATCGGAAGAGCAGGAAGCGCCGGCCCAGGCGGTCAGCGCCGATGAGCGCACCCGTGTGATCATCAGTGGCCTCGGCGGCGAAGGCAACATTGAAGAGGTGGATTGCTGCTTCACGCGTTTACGCGTACGGGTGAAAGATATGAAAGAGGTCGTCGATCAGACATTGATGACCACCGGCGCCAACGGCGTCAATCGCGTGAGCGACCATGACGTGCAGGTTATTTATGGACCGCAGGTGGAAAAAATTGCCAACGATGTGAAAACAGCGTTGGGCGTCGCTTGA